The Devosia sp. MC521 genome segment CTGGTTGAGGAAAGCGTCCTCGGCTGGAAGGAATACGAAATGGAAGTTGTCCGCGATAAGAAGGACAACTGCATCATCGTTTGCTCGATCGAAAACCTCGATCCAATGGGCGTGCACACCGGCGACTCCATCACCGTGGCTCCTGCCCTCACCCTCACCGACAAAGAATACCAGATCATGCGCGACGCCTCCTTGGCTGTTCTGCGCGAGATCGGTGTTGAAACCGGTGGTTCGAACGTTCAGTTCGGCGTGAACCCAGCTGATGGCCGTATGGTCGTCATCGAAATGAACCCACGCGTATCGCGTTCGTCTGCTCTGGCATCGAAGGCCACTGGCTTCCCGATTGCCAAGGTCGCAGCGCGCCTCGCCGTTGGCTACAGCCTCGACGAATTGGACAACGACATCACCGGCGGCATGACCCCGGCGTCGTTCGAACCAACCATCGACTACGTCGTCACCAAGATCCCACGCTTTGCCTTTGAAAAGTTCCCGGGCTCCGATCCACGCCTGACCACCGCGATGAAGTCGGTTGGTGAAGCCATGGCTATCGGCCGTACCTTCCAGGAATCGCTCCAGAAGGCTCTCCGTTCGCTCGAAACCGGTCTCACCGGTCTCAACGAAATCGGCATCCCAGGCATGGGTGAAGGCGAAGACAAGAACGCCATTAAGCAGGCGCTTGGCACCCCGACCCCAGATCGTCTCCTGCACGTGGCTGAAGCCATGCGCTTTGGCATGTCCAACGAAGACATCCATGAAGCGTGCAAGATCGATCCTTGGTTCCTCGAACAGATGCGCGGCATCGTCGATATGGAAAACAAGGTCCGTGAACTTGGCCTGCCATCGGACGCGGCAAACCTGCGCACCCTCAAGGGCATGGGCTTCTCGGACGCGCGCCTTGCCGAACTCGCAGGCACCAAGGCTGCCGACGTGCGCAAGCTCCGTCACGACCTTGCTGTTCGCCCGGCCTACAAGCGCATCGACACCTCGGCTGCCGAATTCGCTTCGCCAACCGCTTACATGTACTCGACCTACGAAACCCCGTTTAACGGCAAGGTCGAAGACGAAGCGCGTCCATCGGATCGCAAGAAGGTTGTCATCCTCGGCGGTGGCCCAAACCGTATCGGTCAGGGCATCGAGTTCGACTACTGCTGCTGCCATGCTGCCTTTGCGCTGGCTGACGCTGGCTATGAAACCATCATGGTCAACTGCAACCCAGAAACGGTTTCGACCGACTATGACACTTCGGACCGCCTCTACTTTGAGCCGCTGACCGAAGAAGACATCATCGAAATCCTGCTCACCGAAAAGCAGAACGGCACGCTGCACGGCGTTATCGTTCAGTTCGGTGGCCAGACCCCGCTGAACCTTGCAGAAGCCGTGAAGAAGGCCGGCGTTCCAATCTTGGGCACCCAGCCAGACGCGATCGACCTTGCCGAAGACCGCGATCTCTTCTCCAAGCTCCTCAACAAGCTTGAGCTGACCCAGCCAAAGAACGGCATTGCCTATAGCCTTGAGCAGTCCCGCCTCGTTGCGGAACGCCTTGGCTACCCACTGGTGATCCGCCCGTCCTACGTTCTCGGCGGCCGCGCTATGGCCATCGTCAACTCCTCGGCTGAGTTCGAACGCTACATTCAGGATACGCTCTCGGGCCTCGTCCCGCCTGACATCCTGCGCCGTTACCCGAACGACAAGACCGGCCAGATCAACTCTGTCCTCTCTGACAACCCACTGCTGTTCGACGCATACCTTCAGGGCGCGACCGAAATCGACGTGGATTGCCTCTGCGATGGCGAAGACGTCTTCGTCGCTGGCATCATGGAGCACATCGAGGAAGCCGGCATTCACTCCGGTGACAGTGCTTGCTCGCTGCCATCCCGCACGCTCTCGGAAGAAACCATTGCTGAACTCAAGCGCCAGACCCGCGCGCTCGCTCTTGAGCTCAAGGTCGGCGGCCTGATGAACGTTCAGTACGCCTACAAGGACGGCACGATCTATTTGATCGAAGTGAACCCACGCGCTTCGCGTACTGTTCCTTTCGTGGCCAAGGTCATCGGCGATCCAATCGTCAAGATCGCAGCCCGCATCATGGCTGGCGAAAAGCTTGCGTCCTTCGGCCTGCAAGAAAAGGTCCTCAAGCACGTCGCCGTTAAGGAAGCCGTGTTCCCGTTCAACCGCTTCGCTGGCGTTGACACGGTGCTTGGGCCTGAAATGAAGTCGACCGGTGAAGTAATCGGCCTCGACACCAACTTCGCGATGGCTTTTGCCAAGTCGCAGCTCGGTGCCGGCCAGAAGGTCCCAACCTCGGGCAAGGCGTTCATTTCGGTTCGCGATAGCGACAAGCAGTACATCGTTGATCTGGCCCGCCAGCTCGTCGAAAACGGCTTCGAAATCCTCGCCACCGGCGGCACGCAGTCCTACCTGGC includes the following:
- the carB gene encoding carbamoyl-phosphate synthase large subunit, producing the protein MPKRTDIKSILIIGAGPIIIGQACEFDYSGTQACKALKEEGYRIILVNSNPATIMTDPDLADATYVEPITPEVVAKIIEKERPDALLPTMGGQTALNCALSLRKMGVLDKYNVEMIGATADAIDKAEDRERFRDAMKKIGLETPRSMLAHNTIEALQALEVIGLPAIIRPSFTMGGTGGGIAYNREEYLAICESGIDASPTNEVLVEESVLGWKEYEMEVVRDKKDNCIIVCSIENLDPMGVHTGDSITVAPALTLTDKEYQIMRDASLAVLREIGVETGGSNVQFGVNPADGRMVVIEMNPRVSRSSALASKATGFPIAKVAARLAVGYSLDELDNDITGGMTPASFEPTIDYVVTKIPRFAFEKFPGSDPRLTTAMKSVGEAMAIGRTFQESLQKALRSLETGLTGLNEIGIPGMGEGEDKNAIKQALGTPTPDRLLHVAEAMRFGMSNEDIHEACKIDPWFLEQMRGIVDMENKVRELGLPSDAANLRTLKGMGFSDARLAELAGTKAADVRKLRHDLAVRPAYKRIDTSAAEFASPTAYMYSTYETPFNGKVEDEARPSDRKKVVILGGGPNRIGQGIEFDYCCCHAAFALADAGYETIMVNCNPETVSTDYDTSDRLYFEPLTEEDIIEILLTEKQNGTLHGVIVQFGGQTPLNLAEAVKKAGVPILGTQPDAIDLAEDRDLFSKLLNKLELTQPKNGIAYSLEQSRLVAERLGYPLVIRPSYVLGGRAMAIVNSSAEFERYIQDTLSGLVPPDILRRYPNDKTGQINSVLSDNPLLFDAYLQGATEIDVDCLCDGEDVFVAGIMEHIEEAGIHSGDSACSLPSRTLSEETIAELKRQTRALALELKVGGLMNVQYAYKDGTIYLIEVNPRASRTVPFVAKVIGDPIVKIAARIMAGEKLASFGLQEKVLKHVAVKEAVFPFNRFAGVDTVLGPEMKSTGEVIGLDTNFAMAFAKSQLGAGQKVPTSGKAFISVRDSDKQYIVDLARQLVENGFEILATGGTQSYLAENNVPATKVNKVLEGRPHIVDAMKNGSVHLVINTTDGAKAISDGRDIRRTALLAKIPYYTTIDGAMAAVEGIIAYSKGNLTVRPLQDYFTA